Proteins from a single region of Aureibacter tunicatorum:
- a CDS encoding FKBP-type peptidyl-prolyl cis-trans isomerase: protein MNILKKFTVKNLLIGFSLSALMFTACNSEVTDEGSSGGGNNSSEEINKVKSYIDQNSLGSDITQLTTGLYVRKDRQGSEDGEVSSSDTVGIYFQVKNLTGEIIYEHLAEDGEPMPFVRKNRDAGGNIFPGLINLYSDQLYLGDSLQFIGISDFFYRNFNLSSFDGFGNIEAFTPKIINIKIDSKVGKDDIVETDQKFIEEYLSSRQEFQGKEVVDLMGGIKLIFMDPDNPDGLYPKDGEKMALEYTGYLPMNDDYVFESTLDSLDTNGGRLLDSDGNPLKSYKHHVKKFNLENLIVGWMEALPLMKTGRKAVILIPSQYAYGADESRGFRAFPESYRRKLMGANHMNPNNAIPPFSVLAFEVKILALGKDAMKL from the coding sequence ATGAATATATTGAAAAAGTTTACTGTTAAGAATTTATTGATTGGATTTTCGCTTTCAGCATTGATGTTTACAGCGTGTAATTCTGAAGTTACGGATGAAGGTTCTTCTGGTGGAGGTAACAACAGTAGCGAGGAGATTAACAAGGTTAAAAGCTATATTGATCAAAATAGCTTGGGAAGCGATATAACTCAGTTGACTACAGGCTTGTATGTAAGAAAAGACAGACAAGGCAGCGAAGATGGAGAAGTTAGCTCTTCGGATACTGTAGGGATATATTTTCAAGTGAAGAACTTGACAGGGGAAATTATTTATGAGCATTTGGCTGAAGATGGCGAACCTATGCCATTTGTGCGAAAAAATAGGGATGCTGGCGGGAATATTTTTCCAGGCTTAATCAACTTGTATTCTGATCAATTGTATCTTGGAGATTCATTGCAGTTTATAGGAATTTCCGATTTCTTTTATAGAAATTTTAATTTGTCGTCTTTTGATGGCTTTGGCAATATCGAAGCTTTTACTCCAAAAATTATTAATATAAAAATTGATAGTAAAGTGGGGAAAGATGATATCGTGGAGACTGATCAAAAATTCATAGAGGAATATTTGAGTAGTCGACAAGAATTTCAAGGCAAAGAAGTTGTGGATTTGATGGGCGGGATAAAACTGATATTCATGGATCCTGATAATCCTGATGGACTTTATCCGAAAGATGGAGAGAAAATGGCTTTGGAGTATACAGGCTACCTTCCGATGAATGATGATTACGTATTTGAATCGACTTTGGATAGTTTGGATACGAATGGCGGTAGATTGCTGGATTCAGATGGCAATCCATTGAAATCTTATAAGCATCATGTGAAGAAGTTTAATCTTGAGAACTTGATAGTTGGATGGATGGAAGCACTGCCTTTGATGAAGACTGGAAGAAAAGCTGTGATACTTATACCTTCTCAGTATGCTTATGGAGCTGATGAAAGCAGAGGATTTAGGGCATTCCCTGAAAGTTACCGTAGAAAATTAATGGGAGCAAATCATATGAATCCGAATAATGCGATTCCTCCATTTTCAGTATTGGCTTTTGAAGTGAAAATTTTAGCTCTTGGAAAAGATGCTATGAAGTTATAA
- the ffh gene encoding signal recognition particle protein has product MFENLTQKLDKAFKNLKGQGSITEINVASTVKEIRRALIDADVNYKVAKEVTDKIKNEAIGQDVLISVSPGQLLVKITSDELTALMGEKAVPLSTDGSPAIILISGLQGSGKTTFSGKLAQFIKKQGKDVLLTACDIYRPAAIDQLKVLGEQVGVDVYAEPENKNALEIANNALDYAKKNGKKVVIVDTAGRLAVDEQMMNEIEGLKKGLNPTETLFVVDSMTGQDAVNTAKTFNERLDFDGVVLTKLDGDTRGGAALSIRTVVDKPIKFISYGEKMDALDVFHPDRMSQRILGMGDVISLVERAQQTFDEDEAKRINKKIRKNQFSFDDFLSQLQQIKKMGNIKDLIGMLPGAGKLMKDIDIDDDAFKPIEAIILSMTKDERENPEIINGSRRRRIANGSGTSIQDVNKLLKQFNDMRKLMKTMNKFSGSRRGLPNMNMFKK; this is encoded by the coding sequence ATGTTCGAAAATTTAACGCAGAAATTAGATAAAGCCTTTAAGAACCTGAAAGGTCAAGGCAGCATCACTGAGATAAACGTAGCTAGTACTGTAAAAGAAATTCGTAGAGCTTTGATAGACGCCGATGTTAACTACAAGGTGGCTAAAGAAGTTACTGATAAGATCAAAAATGAGGCGATAGGCCAAGATGTTTTGATTTCCGTTTCGCCAGGACAGCTTTTGGTTAAGATTACTAGTGACGAGCTGACTGCGCTTATGGGGGAAAAAGCTGTTCCTTTGAGCACAGACGGAAGCCCGGCGATTATCTTGATTTCAGGTCTTCAAGGTTCTGGTAAGACAACTTTTTCAGGTAAGTTAGCCCAATTCATCAAAAAGCAAGGCAAGGATGTGTTGTTGACAGCTTGCGATATTTACCGTCCTGCGGCGATTGACCAGTTGAAGGTGTTGGGAGAGCAGGTAGGCGTGGATGTATATGCTGAGCCGGAAAATAAAAACGCTCTTGAAATTGCCAATAATGCGCTTGATTATGCGAAGAAGAATGGCAAAAAGGTAGTTATCGTCGATACGGCGGGACGTTTGGCTGTTGATGAGCAAATGATGAATGAGATTGAGGGCTTGAAGAAAGGACTTAATCCGACAGAAACATTGTTTGTCGTGGATTCCATGACGGGGCAAGATGCCGTTAATACAGCTAAGACTTTTAATGAAAGATTGGATTTCGACGGAGTTGTATTGACGAAGTTGGATGGTGATACTCGTGGTGGAGCTGCTTTGTCTATTCGTACGGTTGTGGATAAGCCAATCAAGTTTATCTCTTATGGTGAGAAAATGGACGCGCTAGATGTCTTCCACCCTGATCGTATGAGTCAACGTATCTTGGGTATGGGTGATGTTATTTCCCTAGTGGAAAGAGCTCAGCAGACCTTTGATGAAGATGAAGCGAAGAGAATTAACAAGAAGATACGCAAGAACCAGTTTAGCTTCGATGATTTCTTGTCTCAGTTGCAGCAAATCAAGAAAATGGGTAATATCAAAGACTTGATAGGAATGTTGCCTGGCGCTGGTAAGTTGATGAAAGATATTGATATTGACGATGATGCATTCAAGCCTATTGAAGCAATCATTTTGTCAATGACTAAGGATGAAAGAGAGAATCCTGAAATCATTAATGGTTCGAGAAGAAGAAGGATCGCTAATGGTAGTGGTACATCTATTCAGGACGTTAACAAGTTGTTGAAGCAATTCAATGATATGAGAAAGTTGATGAAGACTATGAATAAATTTTCTGGTTCGAGAAGAGGTTTGCCAAACATGAACATGTTTAAGAAATAA
- a CDS encoding head GIN domain-containing protein has product MKNQANLGLFLFFALILSTGLSYGQTNISRSVGSFTKVNASGNIEVILKKGDSKKLNIEASNISSTDIISEVHNDELRLKLKTKIYKNIRVVITVYYEQIRHIRSGSSALVKADSAIEIESIKLEADTNGNMELPLEVSYLDVSTNSGGTIILRGHAQNMQGNSSAGGSIDAYDLKVSEAFVKANTGGNIEINATDKLEAKASTGASIHYSGDPKVLDYSNSLGGKVEERQ; this is encoded by the coding sequence ATGAAAAATCAAGCGAATTTAGGCTTATTCTTATTTTTTGCCTTAATCTTGAGCACAGGACTTAGTTATGGGCAAACAAACATCAGCAGATCCGTCGGCTCATTCACTAAAGTGAACGCTTCAGGCAACATAGAAGTCATCCTAAAAAAAGGAGATTCAAAAAAATTAAATATTGAAGCCAGCAATATATCAAGCACAGACATTATTTCTGAAGTTCATAATGATGAATTAAGGCTTAAGCTAAAAACTAAGATTTACAAAAACATTCGAGTAGTCATAACGGTGTACTATGAGCAAATCAGACACATTAGATCTGGAAGTTCAGCTTTAGTGAAAGCAGATAGTGCTATTGAAATTGAAAGCATCAAGCTTGAAGCGGACACAAACGGCAACATGGAGCTGCCTTTGGAAGTTAGCTACTTGGATGTGTCAACAAATAGCGGAGGAACTATCATCCTTCGAGGCCATGCACAAAACATGCAAGGCAATTCCAGCGCAGGCGGAAGCATCGATGCTTATGACTTGAAAGTGAGCGAAGCGTTTGTCAAAGCCAACACTGGAGGAAATATCGAAATCAATGCTACGGACAAACTTGAGGCAAAAGCTTCGACAGGAGCGAGCATTCATTACTCCGGAGATCCGAAAGTGCTGGACTACAGCAATTCTCTCGGAGGCAAAGTAGAAGAAAGACAATAA
- a CDS encoding THUMP domain-containing class I SAM-dependent RNA methyltransferase, with protein sequence MYKNTINIVCQPKVGDVLIDELKELGYEGELVSPLNARVKGDFNDAMILNMFLRTANKVLLLIEEFEVSNAEELYEKAKGIAWDQIFKSRGYFSIDSFVKNDSIVDTRFPNLKLKDAIVDSFQEKYGHRPDAGSKKDATNFFMYWVGDKCSIYLDTSGATIAKHGYRKESFKAPVLESLASALILSSQWDKESNFINPMCGSGTLSIEAALIALNKAPGLYRQNFGFMHVLQYNEADWRKISRMARRKVVKEDLKFKIIATDHDPEALKAARLNAKYAEVDHLIEFSLCDFEETFIPFKNQGVVFLNPEYGERLGEEPELEETYARIGDFLKQDCQGYCGYIFTGNLDLAKKIGLRTTRRIPFNNGQIECRLLEYELYEGSKK encoded by the coding sequence ATGTATAAAAACACAATCAACATAGTTTGTCAGCCAAAAGTGGGTGATGTTCTTATCGATGAACTTAAGGAATTGGGATATGAGGGAGAGCTTGTCAGCCCTTTAAACGCAAGGGTGAAAGGCGATTTCAATGATGCCATGATTTTGAATATGTTCTTAAGAACAGCCAACAAAGTGTTGTTGTTGATTGAGGAGTTTGAGGTTAGCAATGCTGAAGAGTTGTATGAAAAAGCCAAGGGAATTGCATGGGATCAAATCTTCAAGTCAAGAGGTTATTTTAGCATTGATTCTTTCGTGAAAAATGACTCTATCGTTGACACTAGATTTCCAAATCTAAAGTTAAAGGATGCCATTGTTGATTCATTTCAAGAGAAATACGGACATAGGCCTGATGCAGGATCTAAAAAAGATGCTACTAACTTTTTTATGTATTGGGTTGGAGATAAATGTTCTATCTATTTGGATACAAGCGGCGCGACAATAGCGAAGCATGGTTATCGCAAGGAATCGTTTAAAGCTCCTGTATTGGAAAGCTTGGCTTCCGCATTGATCTTATCATCCCAATGGGATAAAGAATCTAATTTCATCAATCCGATGTGCGGTAGTGGAACGTTGTCTATAGAGGCTGCTTTGATCGCATTGAACAAAGCTCCGGGGTTATATAGACAAAATTTCGGTTTTATGCATGTTTTGCAGTACAATGAAGCGGATTGGAGAAAAATCAGCCGAATGGCAAGACGCAAGGTTGTGAAAGAGGATTTGAAATTTAAGATCATAGCCACTGACCATGATCCGGAAGCGCTTAAGGCGGCAAGACTTAATGCGAAATACGCGGAAGTGGATCACTTAATAGAGTTTTCTTTATGCGATTTTGAAGAGACGTTTATTCCTTTTAAAAACCAAGGGGTGGTATTCTTGAATCCTGAATATGGCGAGAGATTAGGAGAGGAACCAGAGTTGGAAGAAACTTACGCTAGAATAGGAGACTTCTTAAAGCAGGATTGCCAAGGCTACTGTGGCTATATATTTACAGGTAATCTTGACTTGGCTAAAAAGATTGGGTTGAGAACAACAAGAAGAATTCCTTTCAATAATGGGCAAATTGAATGTCGATTATTGGAGTATGAATTATATGAAGGAAGTAAAAAGTAA
- a CDS encoding DHH family phosphoesterase, translated as MLNLEAFGQLISNPQKVVIIPHMKPDADALGSCLGWQGVLDKLGHKTSVVSPTDFPGFLKWMKGVEDVLIFDQDDSSRAKAEKLISEAEIVFCVDFSCLNRINELGEIVRGSSAVKVVVDHHLEPECFSEHMIWDAKAAATAEITFDTLVALGYKDLIDVDIANDLYAGIMTDTGCFKHSNTSKNVHEVVAQLIDLGAENSKVGSLIYDTNSLDKLRFLGYALSEKLVVHPEMNTAYFKIDKSDLQKFKSKTGDTEGLVNYALSLEGIVFAAMIIEREDGVKLSLRSKGSFAVNEFARDHFNGGGHKNASGGRSDYNFEKTVSYFEELLPKYKDKLSKVDI; from the coding sequence ATGTTAAATTTGGAGGCTTTTGGTCAGCTTATTTCCAATCCACAAAAGGTGGTGATTATTCCTCACATGAAGCCTGATGCGGATGCTTTGGGTTCTTGCCTTGGATGGCAAGGAGTATTGGATAAGCTTGGACACAAAACAAGCGTGGTTTCTCCTACGGACTTTCCGGGGTTTTTGAAGTGGATGAAAGGCGTTGAAGATGTTCTGATATTTGATCAGGATGATTCCAGCAGGGCAAAAGCTGAAAAGCTGATTTCTGAGGCTGAGATCGTTTTTTGCGTGGATTTCTCTTGCTTGAATAGAATCAATGAATTGGGAGAAATTGTCAGAGGGTCAAGCGCTGTTAAAGTTGTTGTTGATCACCATTTGGAGCCTGAGTGCTTTTCGGAACATATGATTTGGGACGCAAAGGCTGCGGCTACTGCTGAGATCACATTTGATACGTTGGTGGCTTTAGGCTATAAGGACTTGATTGATGTGGACATAGCTAACGATTTGTACGCAGGCATTATGACAGACACAGGGTGTTTTAAGCACTCGAATACGAGCAAGAATGTTCATGAAGTTGTCGCCCAATTAATTGATTTGGGAGCTGAAAATTCTAAAGTAGGCAGCTTGATTTATGATACTAATTCACTTGATAAACTTAGATTTTTAGGATACGCGTTAAGCGAAAAGCTGGTTGTTCACCCGGAAATGAATACTGCTTATTTTAAGATTGATAAAAGCGACCTGCAAAAATTTAAATCTAAAACAGGCGATACGGAGGGATTGGTGAATTATGCTTTGTCTCTCGAAGGCATTGTATTCGCGGCGATGATTATTGAGAGAGAGGATGGTGTTAAGCTTTCATTGAGGTCTAAGGGCAGCTTTGCGGTAAATGAGTTCGCCAGAGATCATTTCAATGGAGGAGGCCACAAAAATGCTTCAGGAGGTCGATCGGATTACAATTTTGAGAAAACGGTGAGTTATTTTGAAGAGTTGTTGCCTAAGTATAAGGATAAGCTCTCAAAAGTTGATATTTAA
- a CDS encoding FKBP-type peptidyl-prolyl cis-trans isomerase produces MKLKNIFAWSVVGVSALFFQSCSAKFEKNEEGLEYKYFKKGNGTQPKQGEFVVYDLVLTNTSNKDTVLINTGEEGVPQVYRYDTLSFKDNILGSGFAMLKKGDSVEFRLPVDSLQSNGMVPTTWNTKSGDMLNFDIGVKQVLTLDEFQEWRIEQMKKIQELNEEKEKEQLTKDEATIDAYLKKNNINYKTTESGLRYVIENENPSGEKAEAGDEVSVNYVGKLMNGTVFDTNNPEVAKEAGIFTEGRPYEPLNFYLGRGQVIKGWDEGIGLLRTGEKAVLYIPSPLAYGSRPAGDKIPANSILIFDVELVKVTKKDKENK; encoded by the coding sequence ATGAAACTTAAGAACATTTTTGCTTGGTCAGTTGTAGGTGTTAGCGCCTTGTTTTTTCAGTCATGCTCAGCCAAATTCGAGAAAAACGAGGAAGGTTTGGAGTATAAGTATTTCAAAAAAGGGAATGGAACTCAGCCGAAACAAGGCGAGTTTGTTGTATACGATTTAGTGTTGACAAATACTTCCAATAAAGATACTGTCTTAATCAATACTGGAGAAGAGGGTGTGCCTCAAGTGTATAGATATGATACGCTTTCATTTAAAGATAATATTTTGGGTAGCGGTTTTGCTATGCTTAAGAAAGGTGACAGCGTTGAGTTTAGACTTCCAGTGGATAGCTTGCAATCCAATGGTATGGTGCCGACGACTTGGAATACCAAGAGCGGAGACATGTTGAATTTCGACATCGGTGTGAAGCAAGTTTTGACGCTTGATGAATTCCAAGAGTGGAGAATCGAGCAGATGAAGAAAATTCAAGAGTTGAATGAAGAAAAAGAAAAAGAGCAGTTGACTAAGGACGAGGCAACGATCGACGCTTATTTGAAAAAGAACAATATCAATTACAAGACGACTGAGTCTGGTCTAAGGTATGTGATTGAGAATGAAAACCCATCAGGTGAAAAAGCGGAAGCTGGAGACGAGGTTTCTGTAAATTATGTTGGAAAGCTTATGAACGGGACTGTATTTGATACAAACAACCCGGAAGTAGCGAAAGAAGCTGGTATTTTCACTGAAGGAAGACCTTATGAGCCACTGAATTTTTATTTAGGCAGAGGCCAGGTGATTAAAGGATGGGATGAAGGCATAGGCTTGTTGAGAACAGGTGAAAAAGCTGTTTTGTATATTCCTTCGCCTTTGGCATATGGAAGCCGCCCTGCCGGAGATAAAATTCCAGCGAATTCTATATTGATCTTTGATGTGGAATTGGTAAAGGTTACTAAAAAAGATAAAGAGAATAAGTAA
- a CDS encoding NCS2 family permease, with product MMLDKIFKLKKHQTTTKKEAIGGLTTFLTMAYIIFVNPDILSESGMDKNALITATCLAAFIGTLIVAIWANVPFAMAPGMGLNAFFTYTLVKGEHISWETALGVVFLSGVFFLALTLLGVREKIISAIPLSLRLAVAAGIGLFIAFIGFKNMELIISSETTLVSLGAFTKPAILGITGLLITALLESSKVKGGILYGILFTFIGGLLTKEVLMPESFVSLPPSITPIFLKLDIMNALSLSLISAIFSFMFVDLFDSIGTAVACSYEAEMVDKNGKIEKVGKILESDAIATIIGALIGTSTTTTFIESASGISAGARTGLASIFTGLLFLVALFFAPIIKSVPSFATAPALVYIGMLMFKNVAKINYKDVSESLPAFLTIFLMPLTYSISTGISFGFLSYVIIKVCSGKHKEINPMMLFIAGISLLNLYL from the coding sequence ATGATGCTCGATAAAATATTTAAACTTAAAAAACACCAAACAACGACAAAAAAAGAAGCCATAGGAGGTCTAACCACATTCCTGACTATGGCCTATATTATTTTTGTCAACCCTGATATTCTAAGCGAATCTGGAATGGATAAAAACGCTTTAATTACAGCCACTTGCCTCGCAGCATTTATCGGAACTTTGATAGTCGCAATTTGGGCTAATGTTCCTTTTGCTATGGCTCCCGGAATGGGATTGAACGCTTTCTTTACCTACACATTAGTCAAGGGAGAACACATTAGTTGGGAAACAGCCTTAGGCGTTGTATTTCTTTCAGGCGTATTTTTTCTTGCCTTAACACTTCTTGGAGTAAGAGAAAAAATCATTAGCGCTATTCCGCTTTCACTTAGACTTGCCGTAGCTGCAGGAATAGGTCTTTTCATTGCATTTATAGGCTTTAAAAACATGGAGCTTATTATAAGTTCGGAGACTACTCTTGTAAGCCTTGGCGCATTTACAAAGCCTGCCATTCTTGGGATCACAGGACTTTTAATCACAGCCCTATTAGAGTCATCTAAAGTCAAAGGAGGAATTCTTTATGGAATATTATTCACTTTTATCGGAGGTCTTTTAACAAAAGAAGTCTTGATGCCTGAATCATTCGTAAGCCTACCTCCAAGCATCACCCCGATATTCCTCAAACTCGATATTATGAACGCCCTAAGCCTATCACTGATCAGCGCGATCTTCTCATTCATGTTTGTCGACTTATTTGATTCAATAGGAACAGCAGTCGCTTGCTCATACGAGGCAGAAATGGTTGACAAAAATGGCAAGATAGAAAAAGTCGGAAAAATATTAGAATCTGATGCTATCGCTACTATTATCGGGGCTTTGATTGGAACCAGCACTACCACCACATTCATTGAATCAGCCTCCGGCATATCTGCAGGAGCCAGAACAGGACTTGCGTCAATTTTTACTGGCTTGCTATTTCTAGTAGCTCTTTTTTTCGCTCCTATTATAAAATCCGTCCCTTCATTTGCCACAGCACCGGCTCTTGTATATATCGGAATGCTAATGTTTAAAAATGTCGCAAAAATAAATTACAAAGATGTATCTGAAAGTCTGCCAGCATTTTTAACTATTTTCTTGATGCCATTAACATACAGTATAAGCACTGGAATAAGTTTTGGGTTCTTAAGCTATGTCATCATCAAAGTATGCTCGGGAAAACATAAAGAGATAAACCCAATGATGCTATTCATTGCAGGAATCTCGCTTCTAAATTTATACTTGTAA
- a CDS encoding DUF5020 family protein: MKKALLFFSAVFVLSTLSYSQNIQLHYDYGRANDGDINKDRNYFTVTTEMFKPDKLGSTFFFADMDFAKEGGGMSFAYWEIARKFTLPGKFKNFNFHIEYNDGTANFITPAALTGIGYDFGFKGWIFTTNYLARIPFEGRLDGQFTMVWHKKFFNNKLHFTGFLDIWTSDEFEGTGKQITFLTEPQLWYEVIDNFDIGGEVEISKNFFTYDGDIEVMPTVALRYRWQ; this comes from the coding sequence ATGAAAAAAGCTCTACTTTTTTTCAGTGCGGTTTTCGTATTGTCGACTTTATCATATTCGCAAAATATTCAATTGCATTATGATTATGGCCGAGCAAATGACGGAGACATTAACAAGGACCGAAATTACTTTACTGTAACAACAGAAATGTTCAAACCTGATAAACTGGGCTCCACATTCTTTTTTGCAGACATGGACTTCGCCAAAGAAGGAGGTGGCATGTCATTCGCATACTGGGAAATCGCAAGAAAATTCACACTTCCCGGCAAGTTTAAAAATTTCAACTTTCATATTGAATACAATGACGGCACAGCCAACTTTATCACTCCAGCGGCGCTTACCGGAATTGGTTATGATTTTGGTTTCAAAGGCTGGATCTTCACTACAAACTATTTAGCCAGAATACCTTTCGAAGGCAGGCTTGACGGACAATTCACCATGGTATGGCATAAAAAATTCTTCAACAACAAACTCCACTTCACAGGCTTTCTGGATATCTGGACTAGTGATGAATTTGAAGGAACAGGCAAACAGATTACATTTTTAACAGAGCCTCAGCTCTGGTATGAAGTAATAGATAATTTTGATATCGGCGGAGAAGTCGAAATCAGCAAAAATTTCTTCACTTATGACGGAGATATAGAAGTCATGCCAACAGTGGCTTTAAGATATAGATGGCAATAA
- the hemE gene encoding uroporphyrinogen decarboxylase, translated as MTLQNDLILRTARGEKTERTPVWLMRQAGRVLPEYRAVRNSVSGFIELAQTPELAAEVTIQPVDILGVDAAIIFSDILVIPEAMGLAYEMVEKKGPYFPKTVRSAEDLKQVRKADVHSDLGYVLEAIKITKKELNDRVPLIGFAGAPWTIFSYMVEGAGSKTFSVAKKMLYTDPELSHQLLEMITQSTIDYLNAQVEAGADMLQLFDSWAGILSPEQYRTFALPYISKICDAIDQKVPVTVFAKGAYFVREDLGKLNCNTIGLDWNMDVAESRSLIGNEKVLQGNLDPCALYGSFDDIKSETKKMLDAFGKDKHIANLGHGLYPDLKPDKVKCFIDTVKEYSQR; from the coding sequence ATGACATTACAAAATGACCTTATCCTAAGGACTGCCAGAGGAGAAAAAACAGAAAGAACTCCCGTATGGCTAATGAGACAAGCAGGCAGAGTATTGCCCGAATACAGAGCTGTGAGAAATAGTGTAAGTGGATTCATAGAGTTAGCTCAAACGCCTGAATTAGCAGCCGAAGTTACGATACAACCTGTAGACATACTAGGTGTCGATGCCGCGATTATCTTTTCAGATATTCTTGTGATTCCTGAAGCAATGGGACTGGCATACGAAATGGTGGAAAAGAAAGGTCCATACTTTCCAAAAACTGTAAGATCAGCTGAAGACCTGAAGCAAGTGAGAAAAGCTGATGTTCATTCAGACTTGGGCTATGTATTGGAAGCTATCAAAATCACAAAAAAAGAATTAAACGACAGAGTTCCTCTGATAGGCTTCGCTGGAGCACCTTGGACAATCTTCTCCTATATGGTGGAAGGCGCTGGAAGCAAAACTTTTTCAGTAGCCAAAAAAATGCTTTATACAGATCCAGAATTATCCCACCAACTTCTGGAAATGATAACGCAAAGCACAATCGATTACTTAAACGCTCAAGTCGAAGCTGGAGCAGACATGCTTCAACTATTTGATTCATGGGCTGGAATTCTTTCTCCAGAGCAATACAGAACTTTCGCTTTGCCTTATATCAGCAAAATCTGCGACGCCATTGATCAAAAAGTTCCAGTAACAGTATTTGCAAAGGGCGCTTACTTCGTAAGAGAAGATTTAGGTAAATTGAATTGCAACACTATCGGCTTAGACTGGAATATGGATGTGGCAGAATCCAGAAGTCTAATCGGAAATGAAAAAGTATTACAAGGAAACCTTGATCCATGCGCGCTATATGGAAGCTTCGATGATATAAAAAGCGAGACAAAGAAAATGTTAGATGCTTTTGGAAAAGACAAGCATATCGCTAATCTTGGACACGGACTTTACCCTGACTTAAAGCCGGATAAAGTCAAATGTTTTATTGACACCGTAAAAGAATATTCACAAAGATAA